In one Bradyrhizobium cosmicum genomic region, the following are encoded:
- a CDS encoding GMC family oxidoreductase — protein MYDYIIVGGGSAGSVLAHRLSAKSANKVLLCEAGQDTPPGNEPAEIRDSYPGTAYFDPRFHWTELKVTTQVVSHNNPHESRPPLRKYEQARVLGGGSSINGQMANRGAPTDYDEWDARGAEGWTWNDVLPFFKKVERDLDFDGPYHGKDGRIPVRRIPREHWTRHSQAFAEAFQQAGHQFLPDQNGEFVDGFFPVTHSNQAEQRVSAAMGYLDRDTRKRTNLTISTNTQVRELLFEGTQCVGVKAIVDGREQEFRGREIILSSGAIHSPAHLLRAGIGPVGHLKDMGIPVRMGLQGVGQRLMDHPSISLSSFVRRGARMNEHTRRHMQLGLRYSSELPGVPRGDMFVVLLSKSAWHAVGEQIGSLLTFVNKTYSETGQVKLASRDPAAEPIVEFNLLSDRRDLDRLMSGFRKMAAVQMSDVVKAVTDKPFPASYTDRVRKIGVVNNTNRILTKIAATLMDGPAALRHYMIDNFVVEGFTFDDVINDDEALEAFVRKATIGVWHASCSCRMGRADDPMAVVDNQGRVKGIQGLRVVDASIFPVVPCANTNFPVLMSAEKIAAAMMQ, from the coding sequence GTGTACGACTACATCATCGTGGGCGGCGGCTCGGCGGGGTCGGTGCTGGCCCACCGGCTCTCCGCGAAGAGCGCCAACAAGGTCCTGCTGTGCGAGGCTGGACAGGATACGCCGCCGGGCAACGAGCCAGCGGAGATCAGGGACAGCTATCCGGGCACCGCCTATTTCGACCCGCGCTTCCACTGGACCGAGCTCAAGGTCACGACCCAGGTCGTCAGCCACAACAATCCGCACGAAAGCCGTCCTCCCTTACGCAAATACGAGCAGGCGCGCGTGCTGGGCGGCGGCTCGTCGATCAACGGCCAGATGGCCAACCGCGGCGCGCCGACCGACTATGACGAATGGGACGCGCGCGGCGCCGAGGGGTGGACGTGGAACGACGTGCTGCCCTTCTTCAAGAAGGTCGAGCGCGATCTCGATTTCGACGGGCCGTATCACGGCAAGGACGGCCGAATTCCGGTACGCAGAATTCCGCGCGAGCACTGGACACGGCATTCGCAGGCTTTTGCCGAAGCCTTCCAGCAGGCCGGCCACCAATTCCTGCCGGACCAGAACGGAGAATTCGTCGACGGCTTCTTTCCGGTCACGCACTCCAACCAGGCCGAGCAGCGCGTCTCGGCCGCAATGGGCTATCTCGACCGCGACACGCGCAAGCGCACCAACCTCACGATCTCTACCAACACGCAAGTTCGAGAATTGCTGTTCGAAGGCACGCAATGCGTCGGCGTGAAGGCCATCGTGGACGGTCGCGAGCAGGAATTCCGGGGACGCGAGATCATCCTCTCCAGCGGCGCGATTCATTCACCGGCGCATCTGCTGCGTGCCGGCATCGGCCCGGTCGGCCACCTCAAGGATATGGGCATTCCCGTACGGATGGGGCTGCAAGGCGTCGGCCAGCGCCTGATGGATCATCCCTCGATCTCGCTGTCGTCCTTTGTCCGCCGCGGCGCGCGCATGAACGAGCATACCAGGCGCCACATGCAACTCGGCCTGCGCTACTCGTCGGAGCTGCCGGGCGTGCCCAGGGGCGACATGTTCGTCGTCCTGCTCAGCAAGTCGGCCTGGCACGCGGTGGGGGAGCAGATCGGCTCTCTGCTCACCTTCGTCAACAAGACCTATTCCGAGACCGGACAGGTCAAGCTCGCCTCGCGTGATCCCGCGGCCGAGCCGATCGTCGAGTTCAATTTGCTGTCCGACCGGCGCGACCTCGATCGCCTGATGAGCGGCTTCCGCAAGATGGCGGCGGTGCAGATGAGCGACGTGGTCAAGGCGGTGACGGACAAGCCGTTCCCCGCCTCCTATACCGACCGCGTGCGCAAGATCGGCGTGGTCAACAACACCAACAGGATCCTGACGAAGATCGCCGCGACCCTGATGGACGGACCGGCGGCGCTGCGTCACTACATGATCGACAATTTCGTGGTCGAGGGCTTTACCTTCGACGACGTCATCAACGACGATGAGGCGCTGGAAGCCTTCGTGCGCAAGGCGACCATCGGCGTGTGGCATGCCTCGTGCTCGTGCCGCATGGGCCGCGCCGACGATCCGATGGCGGTGGTCGACAACCAGGGCCGCGTCAAGGGCATCCAGGGCCTGCGCGTCGTCGATGCCTCGATCTTCCCGGTGGTGCCATGCGCCAACACCAATTTTCCGGTGCTGATGTCGGCGGAAAAGATCGCGGCAGCGATGATGCAGTGA
- a CDS encoding metallophosphoesterase family protein encodes MRFAAIADVHGNRPALEAVLADIAVLGITDIVNLGDHVSGPLEAARTADLLMERGLPSIRGDQDRILVELWQAGGSTRSDFRELERRHFDWMASMPSTLTYRERVFLCHGSPGDDAAFWLDHIADDGCAHPSGIDSIEAGAEGINAEIILCAHTHIPRVVRLRDGRLVVNPGSVGLPGYDGKLPVPYVVEVGTPHACYAILDRAGGGWSATMRYVPYDTTAMAGLARAKGMLTWASAIATGWVQRAGK; translated from the coding sequence ATGAGATTTGCTGCCATCGCGGACGTTCACGGAAATCGTCCGGCGCTTGAAGCGGTTCTTGCGGATATCGCTGTGCTCGGAATCACTGACATCGTGAACCTGGGTGACCATGTCAGCGGCCCGCTCGAGGCGGCCCGAACCGCGGACCTGCTGATGGAGCGGGGCCTCCCGTCAATCAGGGGCGATCAGGATCGAATCCTCGTGGAGCTCTGGCAGGCCGGTGGTTCGACCCGCAGCGATTTCCGCGAGCTCGAGCGCAGGCACTTCGACTGGATGGCCAGCATGCCGTCCACGCTGACATATCGAGAGCGGGTGTTCCTGTGCCACGGATCGCCAGGCGATGATGCCGCATTCTGGCTCGACCACATCGCCGACGACGGCTGCGCGCATCCGAGCGGAATTGATTCCATCGAGGCTGGCGCGGAGGGGATCAACGCCGAGATCATCCTGTGCGCCCACACGCACATTCCGCGCGTGGTGCGGCTGAGGGATGGCCGGCTGGTCGTCAATCCCGGCAGCGTGGGATTGCCCGGCTACGACGGGAAGCTGCCTGTGCCCTACGTGGTCGAGGTCGGCACGCCGCATGCGTGCTACGCGATTCTGGATCGTGCGGGAGGAGGCTGGTCCGCGACGATGCGGTACGTGCCGTATGACACCACGGCCATGGCCGGCCTGGCGCGAGCCAAGGGTATGCTGACCTGGGCGAGCGCGATTGCGACGGGCTGGGTGCAGCGGGCGGGCAAATGA
- a CDS encoding MBL fold metallo-hydrolase: MQSESSGAFRARIHRGAQQIGGSCIELEAGGQRILLDLGLPLAAADVSDALLPDVEGLRGDHPGLNAIVISHGHGDHWGLLPVCRPGIQVVMGAATARILSAAAPFVPNSFVPSVSQHLSDRTVLQIGPFRITPFLVDHSAYDAYALQIEACGRHLFYSGDIRAHGRKAALFERLVSKPPERIDTMLMEGSSLGRLNEHDRFENEDAIEARLAESFGRPGLVLISASAQNIDRLVSIYRACKRTGRTLLLDLYAMEILRATGNPNLPAIGWPNLSVYVPEYQRRHIARNQRFDLLEPYKSARIFREHIAEIADKAVMLFRPAMARDLDLGHLWDNARAIWSQWDGYLQAGPGAKLKVELLERGIQLEVIHTSGHASIVDLKRLASALNPGRLVPIHTFHGERFSDYFDNVTRRADGEWWDV, encoded by the coding sequence ATGCAAAGTGAATCGTCGGGCGCTTTCCGCGCGCGGATACACCGCGGCGCTCAACAAATTGGCGGGTCCTGCATCGAGCTGGAAGCAGGCGGCCAAAGGATACTGCTGGATTTGGGCTTGCCTCTCGCCGCCGCCGACGTCTCGGACGCTCTGCTGCCTGACGTGGAAGGGCTGCGCGGCGACCATCCGGGCCTGAACGCGATCGTCATCTCGCACGGACATGGCGATCACTGGGGATTGCTGCCGGTGTGCAGGCCGGGGATTCAAGTGGTCATGGGAGCGGCAACGGCGCGCATCTTGAGCGCGGCCGCCCCATTCGTACCGAACTCCTTCGTCCCGAGCGTCTCGCAGCACCTCAGCGACCGGACTGTCCTGCAGATCGGTCCCTTCCGCATCACGCCGTTTCTCGTCGACCATTCGGCCTATGACGCTTACGCCCTCCAGATCGAGGCTTGTGGGCGTCATCTGTTCTACAGCGGCGATATCCGCGCTCACGGTCGAAAGGCCGCGTTGTTCGAGCGATTGGTGAGCAAGCCGCCCGAACGCATCGACACGATGCTGATGGAAGGCTCGAGCCTTGGCCGGTTGAACGAGCACGACCGTTTCGAGAACGAAGATGCAATCGAGGCCAGGCTGGCCGAGAGCTTCGGCCGGCCGGGATTGGTATTGATCTCGGCATCGGCGCAGAACATTGACCGGCTGGTCAGCATCTACCGGGCCTGCAAGCGGACGGGACGGACGCTACTGCTTGATCTCTATGCGATGGAGATCCTGAGGGCCACCGGCAATCCGAATCTCCCCGCTATCGGTTGGCCGAACCTGTCCGTTTACGTTCCGGAATACCAACGGCGCCACATAGCCAGGAACCAGCGCTTCGACCTTCTCGAACCCTACAAGTCGGCGCGCATCTTTCGCGAGCATATCGCGGAGATCGCCGACAAGGCTGTCATGCTGTTTCGGCCCGCAATGGCGCGCGATCTCGACCTGGGTCATTTATGGGACAACGCGAGAGCGATCTGGTCGCAATGGGACGGATATCTGCAGGCCGGCCCCGGTGCGAAACTCAAGGTTGAACTGCTGGAGCGTGGAATCCAGCTCGAAGTCATCCACACGTCGGGACACGCCAGCATTGTCGACCTCAAACGGCTGGCGAGCGCGCTCAATCCGGGTCGGCTCGTGCCCATCCACACGTTCCACGGCGAACGATTCTCCGACTATTTCGACAACGTCACCCGCCGCGCGGACGGCGAGTGGTGGGATGTCTAA